In one Neobacillus sp. CF12 genomic region, the following are encoded:
- the dpaA gene encoding dipicolinic acid synthetase subunit A translates to MLTGMQIAVIGGDARQLEIIRKLTELDARLSLIGFEQLDHAFTGAVKEKLDEVDFSNMDAFILPVPGTNLEGHVETIFSNEKVVLTADMLKKTPDHCPIYSGISNAYLNGITKEANRPLIQLFERDDVAIYNSIPTVEGTIMMAIQHTDFTIHGSNIAVLGLGRVGMSVARTFHALGAKVKVGARKSEHLARITEMGLTPFHLNEVDQQIKDTDILINTIPLLIVTASVISKMPAHTLIIDLASKPGGTDFRYAEKRGIKALLAPGLPGIVAPKTAGQILANVLAQLLQDDLGKRKGIVK, encoded by the coding sequence ATGCTGACAGGGATGCAGATAGCCGTGATCGGTGGAGATGCAAGACAGCTGGAGATTATCCGGAAGTTAACCGAGTTAGATGCTAGATTATCTTTGATTGGCTTCGAGCAGCTTGATCACGCGTTCACAGGCGCTGTGAAGGAAAAGTTGGATGAAGTCGATTTTTCAAATATGGATGCTTTTATCTTACCGGTACCCGGTACAAATTTAGAAGGGCATGTTGAAACAATCTTTTCGAATGAAAAGGTAGTTTTGACAGCCGATATGCTTAAGAAAACACCTGATCATTGTCCCATTTACTCCGGAATTAGTAATGCATATTTAAACGGTATTACAAAGGAGGCAAATCGTCCACTTATTCAGCTTTTTGAGAGGGACGATGTGGCCATATACAATTCTATTCCGACAGTAGAAGGAACGATTATGATGGCCATCCAGCATACTGATTTTACGATTCATGGCTCCAATATTGCGGTTTTAGGTTTAGGAAGAGTAGGAATGAGTGTGGCAAGAACCTTCCATGCACTTGGGGCAAAGGTAAAGGTTGGTGCCAGAAAAAGTGAGCATCTTGCTAGAATTACGGAAATGGGTTTAACCCCTTTCCATTTAAACGAAGTAGACCAACAGATTAAAGATACTGATATCTTAATCAATACAATTCCATTATTAATTGTAACGGCCTCAGTTATTTCCAAAATGCCTGCTCATACACTGATCATTGATTTAGCTTCAAAGCCAGGTGGAACAGATTTTAGGTATGCAGAAAAAAGAGGCATAAAAGCACTGCTTGCACCAGGATTACCTGGAATTGTCGCGCCAAAAACAGCTGGTCAAATACTAGCC
- a CDS encoding YlmC/YmxH family sporulation protein translates to MRLSELSGKEIVDVKKAERLGVLGQTDLEINENTGQIQALLIPSVKWFGFRKQGGEIRVPWQHIKKIGTDMIIIDVKEEEEVENG, encoded by the coding sequence ATGAGGTTAAGTGAATTAAGTGGCAAAGAAATTGTGGATGTAAAAAAGGCAGAGCGTTTAGGTGTACTAGGTCAAACTGATCTTGAAATTAATGAAAACACAGGGCAAATACAAGCATTGCTCATTCCATCCGTGAAGTGGTTTGGATTTAGGAAACAAGGTGGAGAAATTAGAGTGCCATGGCAGCACATAAAGAAAATAGGAACTGATATGATCATTATTGATGTAAAGGAAGAAGAAGAAGTGGAAAATGGATAA
- a CDS encoding pitrilysin family protein — translation MINKYSCKNGVRIVLENIPTVRSVAIGVWIGTGSRNENPQTNGISHFLEHMFFKGTKTRSAKEIAESFDSIGGQVNAFTSKEYTCYYAKVLDTHAQFALDVLADMFFNSTFVEEELNKERNVVLEEIKMYDDTPDDIVHDLLSRAIYGDHPLGYPILGTEETLNTFTGATLKDYIHNRYTPENVVISIAGNISDKFILEVEKYFGSYEGGNSSTHENIPVFQSNRLSRKKETEQAHLCIGFEGLKIGHEDVYSLIILNNILGGSMSSRLFQDVREQRGLAYSIFSYHSAYQDNGVVTVYGGTGAKQMDVLFETIQATLEKLKQDGITEKELNNSKEQLKGSLMLGLESTNSRMSRNGKNELLLKRHRSLDEIIEQIDQVTKQSVDGMATSVFTDKYSISLISPNGELPKNLI, via the coding sequence ATGATTAACAAATATTCTTGCAAAAATGGAGTAAGAATTGTATTAGAAAATATTCCAACCGTGAGATCTGTGGCAATTGGAGTATGGATTGGCACTGGTTCAAGAAATGAAAATCCCCAAACGAATGGTATTTCGCACTTTTTAGAGCATATGTTTTTTAAAGGGACGAAAACACGCTCGGCGAAAGAAATAGCTGAATCCTTTGATAGTATTGGCGGTCAAGTGAATGCTTTTACCTCTAAAGAATACACATGCTACTATGCTAAAGTTCTGGATACACATGCTCAATTCGCTTTAGATGTGTTAGCAGATATGTTCTTCAATTCAACCTTTGTTGAAGAAGAGTTAAATAAAGAAAGAAATGTAGTTCTAGAGGAAATTAAGATGTATGATGATACTCCTGATGATATTGTTCATGATTTACTCAGCCGTGCCATTTATGGAGATCATCCACTTGGATATCCTATTCTAGGGACTGAGGAAACCTTAAATACATTTACAGGGGCAACACTTAAAGACTATATCCATAATCGTTATACACCAGAAAATGTTGTCATTTCGATTGCTGGAAATATTTCTGATAAATTTATTCTTGAGGTTGAAAAGTATTTTGGTTCTTATGAGGGTGGAAATAGCTCAACACATGAAAATATTCCAGTCTTCCAATCGAATCGATTATCTCGTAAGAAAGAAACAGAACAAGCACATCTATGTATTGGTTTCGAAGGGTTAAAGATTGGCCATGAAGATGTCTACAGTTTAATTATTTTAAATAATATTTTAGGCGGCAGCATGAGCAGCAGATTATTCCAAGACGTTCGTGAGCAGCGAGGATTAGCATATTCAATCTTCTCTTATCATTCCGCTTATCAAGATAACGGCGTGGTAACCGTTTATGGTGGAACAGGGGCAAAACAGATGGATGTGTTATTCGAAACGATACAAGCAACACTTGAAAAATTAAAACAAGATGGAATTACTGAAAAAGAATTAAACAATAGCAAGGAGCAATTAAAAGGAAGTTTAATGTTAGGTTTGGAAAGCACAAACAGCCGGATGAGTCGAAACGGGAAAAATGAACTTCTTTTAAAACGCCACCGTTCACTTGATGAAATTATTGAGCAAATTGATCAAGTTACGAAACAAAGTGTAGATGGGATGGCAACATCTGTTTTCACAGACAAATACTCTATTTCGTTAATTAGCCCGAATGGGGAATTACCAAAGAACTTAATCTAA
- a CDS encoding polysaccharide deacetylase family protein has product MKKLSMIAFLLLTAWVSVNNPLVDTYVTTLKGNGLTVGKQEDPLYQSIVENASTYEIPPSNAKIDRVWKAIPGYNGLSVDINASYKNMKKFGIFNEKKLVYKQTEPSVHLKDLPASPIYRGHPDKPMVSFIINVAWGNEYLPEILASLKKHQVKASFFLEGRWVKNNPELAKMIVGAGQEVGNHSYTHPDMKRLTAAQTREQLVKTNEVIEAATGKKSIWFAPPSGSYHDETVKIAAEYKMKTVMWTVDTIDWQKPTPDQLIHRVISKIDNGSMVLMHPTESTAKSLDRLITLIEEKGLRIGSVSDLLSEERIMK; this is encoded by the coding sequence ATGAAGAAGTTAAGTATGATTGCTTTCTTATTACTAACTGCGTGGGTCTCGGTGAACAATCCTCTGGTGGATACTTATGTGACAACACTAAAAGGAAACGGGCTGACCGTGGGAAAGCAAGAAGATCCTCTATATCAAAGTATTGTTGAAAATGCTTCTACATATGAAATACCACCTTCTAATGCTAAAATCGATAGAGTGTGGAAAGCGATCCCAGGCTATAATGGGTTAAGTGTTGATATTAATGCTTCATATAAGAATATGAAGAAATTTGGTATATTCAATGAAAAAAAATTAGTATATAAACAAACAGAACCATCGGTACATTTGAAGGATTTGCCGGCTTCTCCCATATATCGGGGGCATCCTGATAAACCAATGGTAAGCTTCATAATAAATGTAGCTTGGGGTAATGAATACTTACCTGAAATTCTTGCTTCCCTGAAGAAACACCAGGTAAAAGCTAGTTTTTTCCTTGAGGGTAGATGGGTGAAAAATAATCCTGAATTGGCCAAAATGATTGTGGGTGCTGGACAAGAGGTGGGGAATCATTCCTACACCCATCCTGACATGAAAAGATTAACGGCTGCTCAGACTAGGGAGCAATTGGTTAAAACGAATGAAGTCATTGAAGCCGCAACTGGTAAAAAAAGTATTTGGTTTGCACCGCCCAGTGGCAGTTACCATGATGAAACCGTTAAAATTGCAGCTGAATACAAGATGAAAACAGTTATGTGGACAGTGGATACGATCGATTGGCAAAAACCCACACCTGACCAATTAATCCATCGTGTTATCTCTAAAATTGACAATGGTTCAATGGTTCTCATGCATCCAACAGAATCTACAGCAAAATCTTTAGATCGTCTTATCACACTCATTGAAGAAAAGGGATTAAGAATAGGTTCTGTAAGCGATTTATTGAGTGAAGAAAGAATTATGAAATAA
- the pnp gene encoding polyribonucleotide nucleotidyltransferase encodes MEQTKYEYSMDWAGRKLTVEIGQLAKQANGAVMIRYGDTAVLSTATASKEPKNLDFFPLTCNYEERLYAVGKIPGGFIKREGRPSEKAILASRLIDRPIRPLFADGFRNDVQVISIVMSVDQDCSSEMAAMFGSSLALCTSDIPFEGPIAGVIVGRVGGEFVINPTVEQAEKSDIHLTVAGTKDAINMVEAGADEVSEEVMLEAIMYGHEEIKRLIEFQEKIMAEAGKPKREVILYELDKDLEAEVRELCETDMVTAIQVQEKHAREDAIKEVKNRVIAKFQENEANDDDLKQVKQILDKIVKGEVRRLITVEKIRPDGRKIDEIRPLSSQVGILPRTHGSGLFTRGQTQALSICTLGAMGDVQILDGLGIEEEKRFMHHYNFPLFSVGETGPIRGPGRREIGHGALGERALEPIVPSEKDFPYTIRLVSEVLESNGSTSQASICASTLAMMDAGVPIKAPVAGIAMGLVASGEYYTVLSDIQGMEDHLGDMDFKVAGTAKGVTALQMDIKIKGLSREILEEALQQAKKGRMHILDSMLATIAEPRTELSQFAPKILTMKINPDKIRDVIGPSGKQINKIIEETGVKIDIEQDGTVFIASTDQAMNQKAKKIIEDIVREVEVGQMYLGKVKRIEKFGCFVEIFAGKDGLVHISELAEERVGKVEDVVSIGDEILVKVTEIDKQGRVNLSRKAILKEQREKAEKAEKTEEKQ; translated from the coding sequence ATGGAACAAACGAAATATGAGTATTCCATGGATTGGGCTGGGCGTAAATTAACGGTTGAAATCGGACAACTAGCCAAACAAGCAAATGGAGCAGTAATGATCCGTTATGGTGATACTGCAGTTTTAAGTACAGCTACTGCATCAAAAGAACCGAAAAACCTAGATTTTTTCCCATTAACTTGTAACTATGAAGAGCGATTATATGCAGTGGGGAAAATCCCTGGTGGTTTTATTAAACGTGAGGGACGTCCTAGTGAAAAGGCAATTTTAGCAAGTCGATTAATTGACCGCCCAATTCGTCCTCTTTTTGCTGATGGTTTCCGTAATGATGTACAAGTAATCAGCATTGTTATGAGCGTAGATCAGGATTGTTCATCAGAGATGGCAGCAATGTTTGGGTCTTCATTAGCACTTTGTACTTCAGATATTCCATTTGAGGGACCAATTGCTGGTGTCATTGTTGGTAGAGTCGGTGGAGAGTTTGTGATTAATCCGACAGTAGAACAAGCTGAAAAAAGTGATATTCATTTAACGGTTGCAGGTACGAAAGATGCAATCAATATGGTTGAAGCCGGTGCAGATGAAGTTTCTGAGGAAGTAATGCTTGAGGCAATCATGTATGGACATGAAGAAATTAAACGTCTCATTGAATTCCAAGAAAAAATTATGGCTGAGGCTGGCAAACCAAAAAGAGAAGTTATTCTTTATGAACTTGATAAGGATTTAGAAGCTGAAGTTAGAGAACTGTGTGAAACTGATATGGTAACCGCCATTCAGGTTCAAGAAAAGCATGCTCGTGAGGATGCTATTAAAGAAGTAAAGAATCGTGTAATTGCAAAGTTCCAAGAGAATGAAGCAAATGACGATGACTTGAAGCAGGTAAAACAAATATTGGATAAAATTGTAAAAGGTGAAGTTCGCCGTTTAATAACTGTTGAGAAAATTCGTCCTGATGGCCGAAAAATTGACGAAATACGTCCATTATCTTCACAGGTAGGTATTCTGCCGCGTACACATGGATCTGGATTGTTTACTCGTGGACAAACCCAAGCATTAAGTATTTGTACATTAGGTGCAATGGGAGATGTTCAAATTCTAGATGGATTGGGTATCGAAGAGGAAAAGCGTTTTATGCACCATTATAACTTCCCACTATTTAGTGTTGGTGAAACGGGACCAATCCGTGGACCAGGTCGTCGTGAAATTGGGCACGGTGCTCTTGGTGAACGGGCTCTAGAACCAATCGTGCCATCTGAAAAGGATTTCCCATATACGATTCGTCTTGTTTCTGAAGTACTTGAATCAAATGGTTCTACTTCTCAAGCAAGTATCTGTGCGAGTACACTAGCGATGATGGATGCAGGTGTTCCTATTAAAGCACCAGTTGCTGGTATTGCGATGGGACTTGTAGCATCAGGTGAATACTACACTGTATTATCTGATATTCAAGGGATGGAAGACCACCTGGGTGATATGGATTTTAAAGTAGCAGGAACAGCCAAGGGAGTAACTGCACTTCAAATGGATATAAAGATTAAAGGTCTTTCTCGTGAAATTCTTGAAGAAGCGCTTCAACAGGCTAAAAAAGGAAGAATGCATATCCTTGATTCGATGCTTGCAACAATTGCTGAGCCGAGAACTGAGCTTTCTCAATTTGCACCAAAGATTTTAACCATGAAGATTAATCCAGATAAGATTCGTGATGTCATTGGACCAAGTGGTAAGCAAATCAATAAAATCATTGAAGAAACTGGTGTTAAAATTGACATTGAACAGGATGGGACAGTATTTATTGCCTCCACTGATCAAGCAATGAATCAAAAAGCGAAGAAAATTATTGAAGATATCGTACGTGAAGTTGAAGTTGGCCAAATGTATCTTGGTAAGGTTAAACGAATTGAAAAATTCGGGTGCTTTGTTGAAATTTTCGCTGGGAAAGATGGACTTGTCCATATTTCTGAATTGGCTGAAGAGAGAGTTGGAAAGGTCGAAGATGTTGTTTCCATCGGAGATGAGATTTTAGTAAAAGTTACTGAAATTGATAAACAAGGCCGTGTAAACTTATCACGTAAAGCAATATTAAAGGAACAACGTGAAAAAGCTGAAAAGGCTGAAAAGACTGAAGAAAAACAATAA
- the rpsO gene encoding 30S ribosomal protein S15 codes for MAITQERKNELINEYKTHEADTGSAEVQIAVLTESINNLNEHLRTHKKDHHSRRGLLKMVGKRRNLLTYLRNKDVQRYRVLINKLGLRR; via the coding sequence ATGGCAATCACTCAAGAACGTAAAAACGAACTTATCAATGAGTACAAAACTCATGAAGCCGATACTGGATCTGCAGAGGTTCAAATCGCTGTCCTTACTGAATCAATCAACAATTTGAATGAGCACTTACGTACTCATAAAAAGGACCACCACTCACGTCGCGGTCTGTTGAAAATGGTTGGTAAGCGTCGTAATCTTTTAACGTACCTACGTAATAAAGATGTTCAACGTTACCGTGTATTAATCAATAAACTTGGACTTCGTCGATAA
- the ribF gene encoding bifunctional riboflavin kinase/FAD synthetase — protein MEVIKLTFPLNIDKAVLPPLSMALGYFDGVHRGHQKVILEAKEQAVQKGLHSAVMTFDPHPSVVLGKNQKHVQYITPLPAKIKIIEDLGIDYLFVVHFTTEFANLLPQEFIDQYVIDLNVKHVVAGFDFSYGRMGKGTMESLPFHSREKFTFSVVEKFTSGDEKVSSTRIRKYIRDGKTVQLPELLGRFYQTEGIVVHGDKRGRTIGFPTANVDTIDEYIVPPLGVYAVKIKIGESWYEGVCNVGYKPTFNKEALKVSVEVHIFDFKEDIYGQQVTVEWHQYLRKEQKFTGIDELVSQIERDKQNAIEYFNKRLC, from the coding sequence TTGGAAGTTATCAAGTTAACATTCCCATTAAATATAGATAAAGCAGTACTGCCGCCATTATCAATGGCACTTGGCTATTTTGATGGTGTTCATCGTGGGCACCAAAAAGTCATACTGGAAGCAAAAGAACAAGCAGTTCAAAAAGGACTTCATTCTGCAGTTATGACATTTGATCCACACCCATCGGTCGTTTTAGGTAAAAATCAAAAGCATGTTCAGTATATAACTCCTTTACCTGCAAAAATAAAAATTATTGAGGATTTAGGCATCGATTATCTCTTCGTAGTTCATTTTACTACAGAATTTGCTAACTTGCTGCCTCAAGAATTTATCGACCAGTATGTGATTGACTTAAATGTAAAACATGTGGTTGCTGGTTTTGATTTCTCTTATGGCCGGATGGGAAAGGGCACAATGGAGAGTCTACCCTTCCATTCAAGAGAAAAATTCACCTTTTCCGTGGTTGAAAAATTCACCAGTGGTGATGAAAAAGTAAGTTCAACACGAATCCGAAAGTACATTAGAGATGGAAAAACAGTCCAGCTGCCTGAGTTACTAGGAAGGTTCTATCAGACTGAAGGAATAGTCGTCCATGGAGATAAAAGGGGCAGAACGATTGGTTTTCCAACTGCCAACGTCGATACAATTGATGAATATATCGTACCTCCACTCGGTGTATACGCTGTGAAAATCAAGATAGGTGAGAGCTGGTACGAAGGTGTTTGTAATGTAGGTTACAAACCAACCTTCAATAAAGAAGCCTTAAAAGTATCCGTTGAAGTCCATATATTTGACTTTAAAGAAGATATTTATGGCCAACAAGTAACCGTTGAATGGCATCAATACCTAAGAAAAGAACAAAAATTCACCGGCATAGATGAACTAGTCTCACAAATAGAAAGAGACAAGCAAAATGCTATTGAATACTTTAATAAAAGGCTGTGTTAA
- the truB gene encoding tRNA pseudouridine(55) synthase TruB, translating to MEGILPLFKPAGLTSHDCVFKLRKILKTKKVGHTGTLDPDVTGVLPICIGKATKVAEYITDAGKSYEGEVTIGFSTTTEDASGEKVEEKRVGGTILRREILQVLDSFTGEIEQTPPMYSAVKVNGTRLYEYARKGIEVERPTRKVTIYSIELLDDREEFSGEIISFRFRVSCSKGTYIRTLAVMIGDALGYPAHMSNLIRVQSAAFTIDDCLTFEQVEKLMETGTIATCLRPLELALSHLPKYIINDKVAEKVKNGALLPIPDYLKNSNGPICAENEEGKALAIYSVHPNKPGLLKPVKVLRNDQG from the coding sequence ATGGAAGGAATACTGCCTCTATTTAAACCGGCTGGATTGACGTCGCATGATTGTGTGTTTAAACTGAGAAAAATTTTAAAAACGAAAAAAGTGGGTCATACGGGTACATTAGACCCGGATGTAACCGGTGTTCTTCCTATTTGTATAGGAAAAGCAACGAAAGTAGCAGAATACATAACCGATGCCGGAAAGAGTTATGAAGGCGAGGTAACAATTGGCTTTTCCACAACAACAGAAGATGCTTCTGGTGAAAAGGTTGAGGAAAAAAGAGTAGGAGGCACCATCCTCAGAAGGGAAATTCTTCAAGTACTTGATTCATTCACAGGTGAAATAGAGCAAACGCCACCGATGTATTCAGCGGTAAAGGTAAATGGTACTCGTTTATATGAATATGCACGCAAAGGGATTGAAGTAGAACGTCCAACAAGAAAAGTGACTATTTATTCTATAGAGTTACTAGATGATCGAGAAGAGTTTTCAGGTGAAATCATTTCATTTCGTTTTAGAGTAAGTTGCAGTAAAGGAACTTACATTAGGACATTAGCAGTTATGATTGGTGATGCTCTCGGTTATCCTGCACATATGTCAAATTTAATTAGAGTCCAATCAGCTGCATTTACCATTGATGATTGCCTAACGTTTGAACAGGTTGAAAAGTTAATGGAAACCGGTACGATTGCCACATGTTTAAGACCTTTAGAATTGGCACTTTCTCATTTGCCGAAATACATAATAAATGATAAAGTAGCAGAGAAAGTGAAAAATGGCGCACTTTTACCAATACCGGATTATTTAAAAAACAGTAACGGACCTATATGCGCGGAAAACGAAGAAGGAAAGGCACTAGCCATTTATTCGGTTCATCCGAACAAGCCTGGGCTGCTAAAACCAGTAAAAGTTTTGCGTAATGATCAAGGTTAA